The genomic stretch ATTATCGCGAGCAAGTTTGATTGTGGTTTTGATTCGAATGCGTTAACTTTTGGAATTTCCTCTAGTTTTGATCCCGCCGCGCATGCGTTTTTCGGGTCTCGGGATGGAATAAAGCGTGATGCTCTCAGCGATCGCATGCGATACGGACTGCCCGCAATATTCTCGCTTTGATAAGCAAAATctaagggggagagagagagagaagaggtgcATGCCCGTGCGGGAAACATCGTAGACTTTCTTACGAGAAAATCAGATGCCAATCTCACAATAAGATGAGGTTTACCAATAATCGGGAAATTAAGGAAAACCGAAGTCCCAGGGACAGTTAACGCGAGATATTCcacgaaaaatgaaaatcctatTTAGCAAATCCTTCGGTGGCTGAACCATCTAATGAACTCATGTGGTGATTCCATAGAAGGAAATGCTAAGTTCACATGGATCTGGGCAGGCCTTGTGGAGATGGAGGCAATGTCTCTAGCTTTGAGGCTCAGAGCATGGTCTCGTATGCTCCGAGATATCTATCGCCCACTGCCGCCGACGTGTACGGCAAATAGAGTAGATCTGCCAATGCCTCCTGCACCCACTCATCCTCCTCGTCTCGCTTCATCTGTCGACAATAAACAgcaaatcaaaagaagaaaaaaaaaattgtgaattcaTCCAGCTTCTCCTGCTTGTACTGTATGCTATTATATCATGGATTAACGGTGAAGCACATTAAGCGAACTGCTTGTGACAGTTGATCGGTGTTTTCTACCCTTGATTAGCGAGTGAAGTTACACTAGTCAATTACCTGAACATCATCGCCGAAGAACAAGTCTTTTTCGAGCTGGGGATATTCGTTCTTCTTCGCTGCTGCCATTCCTTCCGCACAAGAATTACTGTTCCTCGCAAACCTCCCGCGTATTCTAACCCTTCTGTCTGCTAGAGATTTGCGGCACGCATACTGCATGTATATATGCACTCATAATGTTAGCGTACTAAAATCAATCTGATGATATATTGGTACCGGCAACCTTATGCCGAGCAGGAAAAAAATGCATGTGAAATGAAACTGGTCAGAAGAGCATGCATGCGGTGGGAGTAGGGCTCGTACAGAGAGTCACCTTAATTGTTTTGTTGAAATTCCTCTCGTTTCTCTTCTTCAGATATCTGAGAATCCTACGTTTCCTTTCTTCCACCGAGTATCTCCCAACTTTGAGGTTGCACTCTTCAGGTAATGGCTCTTCTTGAACCTTTATATTCTGTGAGAAAAATGGCGTTTGTTCAACTAAGTACTAGCAGAGGCGCAACAAATATGCCCATGCAAGGTCTAGATTGGCATAGAAATGAATAACTTTGTTAAAGCAAAGGCATACCCATTTGCAATGGTCTCCAGCGGCACGGTGAGTTGGCTCAAAATCACCAGACATGAATGGGCAGGCTCCATTTCCCAATAATTCGCAGACATAGGACTGATCGTCTCGCGACAATAAGTTGCCAAAGCTTTGTGGTTTGTCGACAACCCCGTAGGATGATGATCCGTAGTTGATCACAGCTTCGGGAAATGCAGGCGTGATCCTTTCTTCATGGAAGTCGGTCGCGTATGTCTGGAATGTCGGAACAGATGAGATGACTTTCTGATGTTGCTGTGACGACAACATCCCATGGCGAGGCAATAATTCTTCAGCACTCCACAATGGCGGACCTCCCACATTTCTTCCGGCTTCAACGGCTTGAGCCAGAGA from Rhodamnia argentea isolate NSW1041297 chromosome 2, ASM2092103v1, whole genome shotgun sequence encodes the following:
- the LOC115738583 gene encoding uncharacterized protein LOC115738583, whose translation is MAFIPQSYSHFSTFAGDDLYAHESLAQAVEAGRNVGGPPLWSAEELLPRHGMLSSQQHQKVISSVPTFQTYATDFHEERITPAFPEAVINYGSSSYGVVDKPQSFGNLLSRDDQSYVCELLGNGACPFMSGDFEPTHRAAGDHCKWNIKVQEEPLPEECNLKVGRYSVEERKRRILRYLKKRNERNFNKTIKYACRKSLADRRVRIRGRFARNSNSCAEGMAAAKKNEYPQLEKDLFFGDDVQMKRDEEDEWVQEALADLLYLPYTSAAVGDRYLGAYETML